From BD1-7 clade bacterium, one genomic window encodes:
- the dgt gene encoding Deoxyguanosinetriphosphate triphosphohydrolase produces MQWHQLLNPSRLGGKPPKAEPGRSPFNSDHDKIIFSGAFRRLARKTQVHPMAQNDHVHNRLTHSLEVGCVGRSLGILAGLKLAEINQLPDAVCAADLGDIVQATCLAHDIGNPPFGHTGEEAIKSWFMNAGNHLLQNMREEEAHDLIHFEGNAQGFRVLTSVENHINKGGMRLTYATLAASIKYPWTSLPAAEGQRPRVHKFGVFSSELETFHEVAEATGLLSKPGDNWYCRHPLAHLMEAADDFCYGILDLEDGLEMEILGWDEFFEIIEPVIPAQSMSDMEADIRRLKSTRRKLPLIRGKVIETYIEAASDAFLKHQQQYLDGDDTPLIELCPPHICDSIKAAKSIARQQIYNHARKVELEIGAYNVIATLLDVMCHSVIEWIHDRDNMSFRSQRVLDLIGEHSFDARIGDGKGYGNTEGSSQDYLALRRVVDFLSGMTDNYAIYLAKQFNGMAI; encoded by the coding sequence ATGCAATGGCACCAGTTGTTGAATCCGTCCCGTCTCGGCGGCAAGCCGCCGAAAGCCGAACCCGGGCGTTCGCCGTTTAATTCCGATCACGACAAAATCATTTTTTCAGGTGCATTTCGCCGTCTTGCGCGCAAGACCCAAGTACACCCGATGGCGCAGAATGATCATGTGCATAACCGATTGACGCACAGCCTCGAAGTGGGCTGTGTTGGACGTAGTCTCGGCATATTGGCTGGCTTGAAGCTGGCGGAAATCAACCAATTACCTGATGCCGTCTGCGCAGCAGATCTGGGGGATATTGTTCAGGCAACGTGCCTTGCGCATGACATTGGCAACCCGCCGTTTGGCCATACTGGTGAAGAGGCGATAAAAAGCTGGTTTATGAATGCCGGTAACCACCTATTGCAAAATATGCGTGAAGAAGAAGCCCATGATTTGATTCACTTTGAAGGCAATGCACAAGGTTTTCGGGTGCTAACATCGGTAGAAAATCACATCAATAAAGGCGGGATGCGCCTAACCTATGCAACGCTCGCCGCATCGATCAAATACCCATGGACGTCTCTGCCCGCTGCCGAAGGGCAACGGCCGCGGGTGCATAAATTTGGTGTATTTTCGTCAGAGCTGGAGACATTTCATGAGGTCGCAGAGGCGACAGGGTTGTTGTCAAAACCCGGTGACAACTGGTATTGCCGTCACCCGCTAGCGCACTTAATGGAAGCGGCAGATGATTTTTGTTACGGCATTTTAGATCTGGAAGACGGTCTGGAGATGGAGATTCTTGGCTGGGATGAGTTTTTTGAGATTATCGAACCCGTGATTCCTGCACAGAGCATGAGTGATATGGAGGCGGACATTCGTCGGCTGAAGAGCACTCGCCGTAAGCTTCCTCTTATTCGCGGCAAAGTGATTGAAACCTATATCGAAGCCGCATCGGATGCGTTTCTCAAACATCAGCAACAATACCTCGACGGCGATGACACACCACTAATTGAGCTTTGTCCGCCGCATATTTGTGACTCGATCAAGGCGGCTAAATCCATAGCCCGGCAACAGATCTACAATCATGCTCGCAAAGTGGAGTTGGAAATTGGCGCTTACAACGTCATTGCGACCTTGTTAGATGTGATGTGCCATTCGGTTATCGAATGGATACATGATCGCGACAATATGTCGTTTCGTAGTCAGCGGGTATTGGACCTGATTGGCGAACACTCGTTTGATGCCCGTATTGGCGATGGTAAGGGATACGGAAATACCGAGGGTTCGTCGCAAGACTACTTAGCCTTGCGACGTGTTGTGGATTTTCTTAGCGGCATGACCGACAACTATGCGATTTATCTGGCCAAGCAGTTTAATGGTATGGCGATTTAA
- a CDS encoding Uncharacterised protein (UPF0276 protein CCNA_03000), protein MANHFLGFGLGLRTDHFHDVLNNDHNIDWFEILSENYMVAGGKPLYYLEAIRERHPVVMHGVSLSLGSADPLNQDYLKQLKKLTRIARPQWFSDHLCWTGVHNTNTHDLMPLPYDMAVVRYVGDRIKQVQDHIGLPFLLENVSSYLNYQASTMTEWDFVNELVNYADCQLLLDVNNIYVSARNHDFDADDYLNAIDVDRVRQIHLAGHTDYGSHIIDTHDHDVCDDVWQLYARALKRFGAVSTMIERDANIPPFNELAAELDIARDIAHKTLSAEQLTPIVTEVA, encoded by the coding sequence ATGGCGAATCACTTTCTCGGCTTCGGCCTCGGCCTTCGCACAGACCACTTTCATGATGTTCTGAATAACGATCACAACATCGACTGGTTTGAAATTCTCTCCGAAAACTACATGGTCGCCGGCGGTAAACCGCTGTATTACCTCGAAGCCATTCGTGAGCGTCATCCGGTAGTGATGCACGGTGTCTCACTGTCACTCGGCTCAGCAGATCCGCTTAATCAGGATTATCTCAAACAGCTCAAAAAGCTGACACGTATCGCCCGGCCCCAATGGTTTTCTGATCACCTTTGCTGGACAGGCGTGCACAACACCAATACCCATGATTTGATGCCACTCCCCTATGACATGGCAGTCGTGCGCTATGTCGGAGACCGCATAAAACAAGTGCAAGATCACATCGGACTGCCATTTTTGCTCGAGAATGTCTCCAGCTACTTAAATTACCAAGCCTCAACCATGACAGAATGGGATTTTGTTAACGAGCTGGTGAACTACGCCGATTGCCAGCTGCTGCTGGATGTAAACAATATTTATGTGAGTGCGCGCAATCATGATTTTGATGCCGACGACTATCTCAATGCCATCGACGTTGACCGCGTTCGCCAAATTCACCTGGCAGGCCACACCGATTATGGTAGTCACATTATCGATACCCATGACCACGATGTCTGCGATGATGTATGGCAACTCTACGCCCGCGCCTTAAAACGCTTCGGCGCTGTCAGCACGATGATTGAACGCGATGCTAACATTCCACCGTTCAACGAACTCGCCGCAGAGCTCGACATTGCTCGGGATATCGCGCATAAAACACTCAGCGCTGAACAGCTGACGCCCATAGTAACCGAGGTGGCCTGA